Proteins encoded together in one Prevotella scopos JCM 17725 window:
- the holA gene encoding DNA polymerase III subunit delta, with amino-acid sequence MPAKQGPTFQSIMQDLKNKKFAPIYLLMGEESYYIDQISDYIAEYVLSSEERDFNQTICFGSDVTAVQVADMARRYPMMAEHQVIIVKEAQNIRSLEALDKYLKNPIKSTILVWCHKNGKIDARKKTIGLAQAVGIVFESKKLRDYQLPDFIQSYLKEKKVSIDPKSCQIIADHIGADLSRLTSELDKVLISLPADNLRVTPEVVEKEIGVSKDFNAFELRNAIVQKDYFKANQIVKYFDNNPKAGSLFSFLPLLFSYFQNLMIVHYTPRKNTEQDIAAALDLRSAWGAKDFLIGQKNYSARKTMDIISKIREIDGKSKGLDNPNTGAGDLMKELIFFILH; translated from the coding sequence ATGCCAGCAAAGCAAGGACCAACATTTCAGAGTATAATGCAGGATCTGAAGAATAAGAAGTTCGCCCCCATCTATCTGCTGATGGGTGAGGAATCGTATTATATCGATCAGATTTCTGATTATATTGCAGAGTATGTTCTTTCATCAGAAGAACGGGATTTTAATCAAACCATCTGCTTCGGATCAGACGTAACTGCTGTTCAGGTAGCCGATATGGCACGCCGTTATCCAATGATGGCGGAACATCAGGTGATAATTGTCAAAGAAGCACAAAATATCCGCTCTTTGGAAGCATTGGATAAGTATCTTAAAAATCCCATAAAATCAACCATCCTTGTATGGTGTCATAAAAACGGGAAAATTGATGCACGTAAGAAGACCATAGGGTTAGCTCAGGCTGTAGGAATCGTTTTTGAAAGTAAGAAGTTACGCGATTATCAACTTCCTGATTTTATCCAAAGTTACTTGAAGGAAAAAAAGGTTAGTATCGATCCCAAGTCATGCCAGATTATAGCTGATCATATTGGGGCAGATCTTAGTCGTCTTACTTCAGAACTTGATAAGGTACTGATATCTCTTCCTGCAGACAACCTTCGGGTGACACCAGAAGTAGTGGAGAAGGAGATAGGGGTAAGTAAAGATTTTAATGCTTTTGAACTTAGAAATGCAATTGTTCAGAAAGATTATTTTAAGGCAAATCAGATTGTAAAATATTTTGACAATAATCCCAAAGCTGGTTCCCTTTTTTCTTTTCTTCCTTTGCTCTTTTCTTATTTTCAAAATTTGATGATTGTTCATTACACTCCTCGAAAAAACACGGAACAAGATATTGCAGCAGCTTTAGATTTACGAAGTGCATGGGGTGCAAAAGATTTTCTGATTGGACAAAAGAATTATTCTGCACGTAAAACGATGGACATTATTTCAAAGATTCGAGAGATTGATGGTAAGAGTAAAGGATTAGATAATCCTAATACTGGTGCAGGAGATTTGATGAAAGAGCTAATTTTCTTCATACTTCACTAA
- a CDS encoding type I restriction enzyme HsdR N-terminal domain-containing protein, with protein sequence MKQLNLPPYQIRVKEVNGRKQIFDVLRRKYITLTPEEWVRQHFIHYLIEHKYYPASLLANEVPLQVGEKKVRADSVLYDNQLRPRMIIEYKAPSIPLTQKVFDQISVYNLLLHVDYLIVSNGLDTYICKMDYENQTYAFLETIPDYQNI encoded by the coding sequence ATGAAGCAGCTTAACCTTCCGCCTTACCAAATTAGAGTAAAAGAGGTAAACGGACGAAAGCAGATTTTTGATGTCCTTCGAAGGAAATACATAACACTCACTCCAGAAGAATGGGTGCGACAGCACTTTATACACTACCTTATCGAGCACAAGTATTACCCAGCTTCCCTCCTCGCTAATGAGGTGCCGTTACAGGTGGGTGAAAAGAAAGTTCGTGCTGATAGTGTATTATACGATAATCAGCTCCGACCGAGGATGATTATTGAGTACAAGGCTCCATCCATACCCTTAACACAGAAAGTGTTTGACCAGATATCAGTATATAACCTCCTACTCCACGTTGATTATCTGATTGTATCAAATGGCTTAGATACTTATATCTGTAAGATGGATTATGAGAATCAAACATACGCATTCCTCGAGACGATTCCAGACTATCAAAACATTTAA
- a CDS encoding DnaJ domain-containing protein — MAIGKWIGGALGWILSGSMLGGLVGYCIGTMLDEAFSGNNRSGDRQSRYGEQSHFGGTHPFEEDRNSFLFSMLVLSSYIIKADGKIMHSEMEYVRQFLRHNFGEQAVSQGESILLKLFELQKQQGPYQFKETIRKSCIEIRFHTSDSQRLQLLNYLVIIAKADGTVSPEEVVALKEIALYLGLSAQDVESMLNLESGARSGGNIEDAYKVLGISPSATDDEIKMAYRKMALKHHPDRVSSLGDDIRKAAEKKFQEINDAKDRIYKARGL, encoded by the coding sequence ATGGCAATAGGGAAATGGATTGGTGGCGCATTAGGCTGGATACTTAGTGGAAGTATGCTGGGTGGTTTAGTTGGTTATTGTATAGGAACAATGCTTGACGAAGCATTTTCAGGCAATAATAGAAGTGGTGATAGACAGAGCAGATATGGCGAACAAAGTCATTTTGGAGGTACGCATCCATTTGAAGAAGATCGTAACTCCTTTTTGTTCTCGATGCTTGTTCTTTCCTCCTACATAATAAAAGCCGATGGTAAGATAATGCACTCCGAAATGGAGTATGTTCGCCAATTCCTTCGTCATAACTTCGGTGAGCAGGCTGTGAGTCAAGGAGAATCAATTCTGCTAAAGTTATTTGAATTACAGAAGCAACAAGGCCCTTATCAATTTAAAGAAACAATCCGTAAGAGCTGCATAGAGATACGTTTTCATACGAGTGATAGTCAACGACTACAACTACTAAATTACCTTGTCATCATAGCAAAAGCAGATGGCACAGTAAGCCCAGAAGAAGTTGTTGCACTAAAGGAGATTGCCCTATATCTTGGGCTTTCAGCTCAAGACGTAGAGTCTATGCTCAACTTGGAGAGTGGAGCAAGGTCAGGCGGTAACATTGAGGATGCTTATAAGGTATTAGGTATATCTCCATCTGCTACTGACGATGAGATTAAGATGGCTTACCGCAAGATGGCTTTAAAACATCACCCTGACCGTGTTTCTTCATTGGGAGATGACATTAGAAAAGCAGCTGAGAAGAAGTTCCAAGAAATAAACGATGCAAAAGATAGAATCTATAAAGCAAGAGGATTGTGA
- a CDS encoding peptidylprolyl isomerase — MATKLKIKTTEGDIIIRLYDETPKHRDNFLKLADEGYFNGTLFHRVIKDFMIQGGDPDSKNAPKGKMLGTGGPDYTIPAEFVYPQYFHKRGALSAARTGDEVNPNRESSGSQFYIVWGKTFKPAELKQMEHQMAMQQEQQVFNQLTREHHEEIMNLRRNRDRARLQELQDKLIEQTKTTCKQQGKPSFTEEQIEVYTNVGGTPFLDNQYTVFGEVEEGLDIVERIQNYDTDRNDRPTEDIRIETIDLL, encoded by the coding sequence ATGGCAACAAAACTTAAAATAAAAACAACTGAAGGCGATATCATCATTCGCCTTTATGATGAGACTCCCAAACATCGTGATAACTTCCTAAAATTGGCAGATGAAGGTTACTTCAATGGCACCCTTTTTCACCGAGTAATAAAAGATTTCATGATACAAGGTGGTGACCCTGATAGTAAGAATGCTCCTAAGGGAAAGATGTTAGGTACAGGTGGACCAGACTATACCATTCCTGCTGAATTTGTTTATCCACAATACTTCCACAAACGTGGTGCCTTAAGCGCAGCCCGTACTGGTGATGAAGTTAACCCTAATAGAGAAAGTAGTGGTAGTCAGTTCTATATTGTATGGGGAAAGACCTTTAAGCCTGCAGAACTGAAGCAAATGGAACATCAGATGGCCATGCAACAAGAGCAACAGGTATTCAATCAACTTACACGAGAACATCACGAGGAGATAATGAATTTAAGACGTAATCGTGACCGTGCAAGACTGCAAGAACTACAAGACAAACTGATAGAACAAACAAAAACAACTTGTAAGCAACAAGGTAAGCCTTCCTTTACAGAAGAACAAATAGAGGTTTATACTAATGTTGGTGGTACTCCTTTCCTCGATAATCAATACACCGTCTTCGGCGAGGTGGAGGAAGGTCTTGATATCGTTGAACGTATACAAAACTACGATACAGACCGCAACGACCGTCCTACAGAAGATATTAGAATTGAGACAATAGACCTATTATAA
- a CDS encoding TM2 domain-containing protein, whose amino-acid sequence MESDKVNHILMMLSSKIPAGSIPSIRTRLENTDISESEILALLSQMKDPLLSILLSIFIGTLGVDRFYIGDVGLGIGKLLTGGGCGIWWLIDIFLITDATKQKNLEQLSYYLR is encoded by the coding sequence ATGGAATCAGATAAGGTGAATCATATATTGATGATGCTTTCATCAAAAATCCCTGCAGGAAGTATTCCGAGCATTCGTACAAGATTGGAAAACACTGATATTAGTGAGTCAGAGATATTGGCTCTCCTGTCTCAGATGAAAGATCCTTTGCTATCAATTCTTTTGTCAATATTTATCGGGACACTCGGTGTTGACCGTTTTTATATTGGTGATGTTGGTTTAGGTATTGGTAAGTTGTTGACAGGTGGTGGTTGTGGTATCTGGTGGCTTATAGATATCTTTTTAATAACGGATGCAACTAAGCAGAAGAATTTAGAGCAGTTGTCATACTATCTTCGCTAA
- a CDS encoding CD225/dispanin family protein, translating to MEEMNTPKPNNNLALAIFTTVCCCLPAGIYAIIRAMKVNDYYMMKQYDEAVLAANDAKKWSIIGIVAGAIGSILYLVFCGGLAALSTMAGSH from the coding sequence ATGGAAGAGATGAATACTCCTAAGCCAAATAACAATTTGGCTCTTGCGATTTTCACAACTGTATGTTGCTGTTTGCCAGCAGGTATTTATGCAATCATTCGTGCTATGAAGGTGAATGATTATTATATGATGAAACAATACGATGAAGCTGTTTTAGCTGCTAATGACGCTAAAAAGTGGAGTATTATTGGTATTGTTGCAGGTGCAATTGGTTCTATCCTCTACCTTGTTTTCTGCGGTGGTTTGGCAGCATTGAGCACAATGGCTGGATCTCACTAA
- a CDS encoding agmatine deiminase family protein — translation MNTNYNHSFRLPAEWEPQSGVILIWPHEDTDWHPYLEEITEVYLQLADAITRYEALLITARDSEMVSSLLKERLTEEQIKRVTLFTCDNNDTWARDVAPISLISNKASEGGSQPLHLLDFCFNGWGEKFAAEKDNRINRQLYETGLLQGVLENHKDFVLEGGSIESDGRRTLFTTTSCLMAPHRNQPLTQEEIDKRMRLLFPNVERIVWLDHGQLAGDDTDGHIDTIVRIAPNDTLLYIGCDDEKDEHYEDFQLLEGQLKQLRTLEGRPYRLLRLPMPDAIYDDGERLPATHANFLIINGAVLVPTYNQPEKDKAALNTIQEAFPDRKVIGIDSRTIIRQHGSIHCLTMQLPQNG, via the coding sequence ATGAACACAAACTATAATCATAGCTTTCGATTACCTGCAGAGTGGGAGCCACAAAGCGGAGTTATACTGATATGGCCACACGAAGATACAGATTGGCATCCGTATCTTGAGGAGATTACTGAGGTTTATCTCCAGTTGGCAGATGCTATTACCCGATACGAGGCATTGCTTATTACAGCACGTGATTCAGAAATGGTAAGTTCCCTACTAAAAGAAAGGCTGACAGAGGAACAGATAAAACGTGTGACGCTCTTTACTTGTGACAATAATGACACTTGGGCACGTGATGTTGCACCCATTTCTCTTATATCAAACAAAGCATCAGAGGGTGGCTCCCAGCCCCTTCATCTACTTGACTTTTGTTTCAATGGATGGGGCGAAAAGTTTGCAGCAGAAAAGGATAATAGAATCAATCGTCAACTTTACGAAACTGGACTCTTACAAGGAGTATTAGAAAACCACAAAGATTTTGTACTGGAGGGTGGCTCGATAGAGAGTGACGGCAGGCGTACACTCTTCACAACAACAAGTTGCCTAATGGCACCACACCGTAATCAGCCTCTCACACAGGAAGAAATAGACAAACGTATGCGCCTACTCTTCCCAAATGTGGAACGCATAGTGTGGCTAGATCATGGTCAATTAGCAGGTGATGACACAGACGGACATATTGACACCATCGTGCGCATCGCTCCCAACGACACCTTATTATATATAGGATGTGACGATGAAAAGGATGAACATTACGAAGACTTCCAACTTTTAGAAGGACAATTAAAGCAACTCCGCACACTCGAAGGCAGGCCTTACCGCCTACTTCGTTTGCCGATGCCCGATGCTATCTATGATGATGGTGAGCGTTTACCTGCAACTCATGCCAACTTCCTTATTATCAACGGAGCTGTACTTGTACCAACCTACAACCAGCCAGAAAAGGATAAAGCTGCATTGAACACAATCCAAGAGGCTTTCCCTGACCGCAAGGTTATCGGTATTGACAGCCGTACTATTATCAGACAGCATGGTTCAATTCACTGTCTTACAATGCAGCTACCTCAGAACGGATAA
- a CDS encoding carbon-nitrogen hydrolase, giving the protein MRELKIGFLQQHNVADIENNIERLAEGITDLAQRGAELVILQELHNSLYFCQTEDVNKFDLAETIPGPSTGFYGELANELGIVIVTSLFEKRAPGLYHNTAVVIEKDGSIAGKYRKMHIPDDPAYYEKFYFTPGDLGFHPIDTSVGHLGVLICWDQWYPEAARLMALQGADMLIYPTAIGYESSDTDEEKQRQCEAWTTVMRGHAVANGLPVIAVNRVGHEPDPSEQTNGIQFWGSSFVAGPQGEILYRASDDKEERVIVNIDLDHSENVRRWWPFLRDRRIDEYGKITKRFID; this is encoded by the coding sequence ATGAGAGAACTGAAAATTGGTTTTCTGCAGCAACATAATGTTGCAGATATAGAAAACAACATAGAGCGATTGGCTGAGGGTATTACAGACTTGGCACAACGCGGTGCTGAACTTGTCATTCTACAGGAACTGCACAACTCACTTTACTTCTGTCAAACTGAGGACGTAAATAAGTTTGACTTAGCTGAGACAATACCAGGTCCATCTACAGGTTTCTATGGCGAATTGGCAAACGAGCTAGGCATTGTTATCGTGACATCCCTCTTTGAAAAACGTGCACCTGGACTTTACCACAACACAGCCGTTGTTATTGAGAAAGATGGAAGTATTGCTGGTAAATATCGGAAGATGCATATTCCAGACGATCCAGCTTACTACGAGAAATTCTACTTCACACCAGGCGATCTTGGATTCCACCCAATTGATACAAGCGTGGGACACCTTGGTGTACTTATATGCTGGGACCAGTGGTATCCTGAAGCAGCCCGTTTGATGGCTCTACAAGGCGCTGATATGCTCATCTATCCAACAGCGATTGGCTATGAAAGCAGTGACACAGACGAAGAAAAACAACGCCAGTGTGAAGCGTGGACTACCGTCATGCGTGGACATGCTGTTGCCAATGGTCTGCCTGTAATAGCAGTCAATCGTGTTGGTCATGAACCAGACCCAAGCGAACAAACGAATGGCATACAATTCTGGGGAAGTAGTTTCGTTGCTGGACCACAAGGCGAAATTCTCTATCGTGCTAGTGACGATAAGGAAGAAAGGGTTATTGTCAATATCGATCTCGACCACAGCGAGAATGTACGTCGTTGGTGGCCTTTCCTGCGCGACAGAAGAATTGACGAATACGGAAAGATAACAAAAAGGTTTATTGATTAA
- a CDS encoding dicarboxylate/amino acid:cation symporter, with the protein MQKKNKIGLLPRVIIAILLGLFLGYYLPDPAVRAFLTFNSIFSQFLGFMIPLIIIGLVTPAIAGIGKGAGKLLIVTVIIAYVDTIIAGGLSYGTGTWLFPSMIASTGGSMPQIDKASELAPYFTINIPAMIDVMSSLVFSFIAGLSIAHYGLRTMETLFNELKIIIEKVIEKAIIPLLPFYIFGVFLSMTHNGQARQVLLVFSQIIIVILVLHVFILIYEFCIAGAIAKRNPFRLLWNMLPAYLTALGTSSSAATIPVTLKQTEKNNVSTEVAGFVIPLCATIHLSGSAMKITACALTICLLTGLPHDPGLFIYFILMLSIIMVAAPGVPGGAIMAALAPLSSILGFNQEEQALMIALYIAMDSFGTACNVTGDGAIAIVINKFFGKK; encoded by the coding sequence ATGCAGAAGAAAAACAAAATTGGACTACTACCACGCGTTATCATCGCAATACTGCTTGGATTGTTCCTTGGCTATTATCTACCAGACCCAGCAGTAAGAGCGTTCCTAACTTTCAACAGTATCTTCAGTCAGTTCCTAGGCTTTATGATACCGCTGATTATCATTGGTCTAGTAACCCCTGCTATTGCAGGAATTGGGAAAGGGGCTGGTAAGTTATTGATCGTAACCGTAATCATAGCCTACGTTGATACTATCATTGCCGGTGGTTTATCATACGGAACTGGAACATGGCTCTTCCCATCTATGATTGCCTCTACTGGAGGAAGCATGCCACAAATAGATAAAGCAAGTGAGTTGGCACCTTATTTTACAATCAATATCCCCGCAATGATTGACGTAATGAGCAGTTTAGTATTCTCATTCATTGCTGGATTGAGCATTGCACACTATGGTTTGCGTACAATGGAGACGCTCTTTAATGAGCTCAAAATCATAATCGAGAAGGTTATCGAGAAAGCTATTATCCCACTCCTACCATTTTACATCTTTGGCGTCTTCCTCAGCATGACACATAACGGACAGGCAAGACAGGTACTTTTAGTATTCTCACAGATTATCATTGTTATCCTCGTGCTACACGTATTCATCCTCATCTATGAATTCTGTATCGCAGGGGCTATCGCTAAACGTAATCCTTTCAGACTGTTATGGAACATGCTACCTGCCTACCTAACAGCATTAGGAACTAGTTCGTCAGCAGCTACAATTCCTGTAACACTGAAGCAAACAGAGAAAAACAATGTAAGTACTGAAGTGGCAGGCTTCGTTATACCACTTTGCGCCACAATCCATCTAAGTGGTAGTGCAATGAAGATAACCGCTTGTGCTTTAACAATCTGTCTGCTGACAGGTCTGCCACACGACCCAGGACTCTTCATTTACTTTATTCTCATGCTTTCTATTATTATGGTAGCAGCTCCTGGTGTACCTGGTGGTGCAATTATGGCAGCCTTGGCACCCCTATCAAGTATCTTAGGATTTAACCAAGAGGAGCAGGCATTGATGATAGCATTATACATTGCAATGGATAGTTTTGGTACTGCTTGCAACGTAACTGGAGATGGTGCTATTGCCATTGTGATTAATAAGTTTTTTGGTAAGAAATAG
- the pepT gene encoding peptidase T: MEIVERFINYTKFDTQSAEDSETVPSTPKQLIFAKYLKEELEREGLKDVEMDEMGYIYATLPANTKKKIPTIGFISHYDTALDASGANIKARIVENYDGGDIQLNPNMVSSPRMFPELLEHKGEDLIVTDGTTLLGADDKAGIAEIVQAMCFLRDHDEIEHGDIRIAFNPDEEIGMGAHHFDVEKFGCEWGYTIDGGDLGELEYENFNAAGAKVFIHGVSVHTGYAKGKMINASRLACEFNNMIPATEIPEETEGYQGFYHLIGIESRCEEAKLSYIIRDHDHEHFEDRKRFMEDCVKLMNEKYGEGTIELKMNDQYYNMKEKIDPNMHVIELVLRAMQQANVAPKVQPIRGGTDGAQLSFKGLPCPNIFAGGVNFHGPYEFVSVQVMEKAMQVIINICRLTAEFND; this comes from the coding sequence ATGGAAATAGTAGAAAGATTTATCAACTACACCAAGTTTGACACACAGTCAGCTGAAGACTCAGAGACAGTGCCAAGTACACCGAAGCAACTCATCTTTGCGAAATATCTCAAGGAGGAACTTGAACGTGAAGGACTGAAAGATGTTGAAATGGACGAGATGGGTTACATATATGCTACCCTCCCTGCTAACACTAAGAAGAAAATTCCAACGATCGGTTTCATTTCTCACTATGACACAGCGCTCGATGCAAGTGGAGCAAATATCAAGGCACGTATTGTAGAGAATTACGATGGTGGTGACATACAGTTGAACCCTAACATGGTTAGTTCTCCACGAATGTTCCCAGAACTCTTAGAACACAAGGGAGAAGACCTCATCGTAACAGATGGAACAACCCTTTTGGGTGCTGATGATAAAGCTGGTATTGCAGAGATCGTACAAGCCATGTGCTTCCTCCGCGATCATGACGAGATTGAGCATGGTGACATTCGTATTGCCTTCAACCCAGACGAAGAGATTGGTATGGGTGCACATCATTTCGATGTAGAGAAGTTCGGTTGCGAATGGGGCTATACCATTGATGGTGGCGACCTCGGCGAGCTTGAATATGAAAATTTCAACGCTGCTGGTGCTAAAGTTTTTATCCATGGAGTAAGCGTTCATACGGGTTATGCCAAAGGTAAGATGATCAATGCGAGCCGTTTAGCATGTGAATTTAATAACATGATACCTGCCACAGAGATACCTGAAGAGACTGAAGGTTATCAAGGATTCTATCATCTCATCGGTATTGAAAGCCGTTGCGAAGAAGCAAAGCTCAGCTATATCATTCGTGACCATGACCATGAGCACTTCGAAGACCGCAAACGTTTCATGGAGGATTGTGTAAAACTGATGAATGAGAAGTACGGTGAAGGTACTATTGAGTTGAAGATGAACGACCAATATTATAACATGAAGGAGAAAATTGATCCTAACATGCACGTCATTGAATTGGTTCTCCGTGCTATGCAACAGGCAAATGTAGCTCCAAAGGTACAGCCTATTCGCGGTGGTACTGATGGTGCACAACTCTCATTCAAAGGTCTTCCTTGCCCTAACATCTTTGCAGGTGGAGTAAATTTCCATGGACCTTATGAATTTGTTTCAGTTCAGGTTATGGAGAAGGCAATGCAGGTTATCATTAACATCTGCCGACTAACGGCTGAGTTTAATGATTGA
- a CDS encoding cation:proton antiporter gives MSELPELVKDLALILVVAGFVTLIFKKLKQPLVLGYIVAGFLVSPHMPYVMSVVDKSDIQTWADIGVIFLLFSLGLDFSIKKILKMGASPIIAACTIIFCMMTLGVIVGHSFGWKEMDCIFLGGMVAMSSTTIIYKAFSDMGLTQQGFASTVMSVLILEDILAIVMMVMLSTVASGNSPDGVQLLGSIMKIGFFLVLWFVVGLFAIPLFLRSVRKLLNNETLLIVALGFCCLMAVISTQVGFSAAFGAFVMGSILAETVEADKIIRLVDPVKNLFGAIFFVSVGMLVNPNVLINYAVPILLLVITILVGQALFGTLGYLLGGQTLKNAMRCGFSMAQVGEFAFIIATLGRSLGVISEFLYPVVVAVSVITTFLTPYMIRAAEPCYNFLVKHLPKQWVRRLTHIQTNSTGESATEDNLWKVLMKKIILNTLIYGILSSAVIAIMFSAALPICRNLSIKWTGSHWIGNAVCGFLTILFIAPFLRSIVMKQNHSEAFKALWTDRRINRLPLTATILARVLIALSFIFYVCNYLTRFKNALMIAVAVGLLILMLLSRWLKKRSITLERLFIQNLQSRDIEAQKQGKKKPLFANHLIDRDIHIANLELPDDSLWAGKTLHSLKLRNRFGVHISSILRGSKHINIPNGGTILFPGDKLQAIGNDEQLTKLSKAINAELQPEVTNIEKHEMKLRSFTISKTSPFIGKTLKDSGIRDEYNCMVVGVDEGQKNLTLITPSRCLQAGDILWVVGEEKNLERILALG, from the coding sequence ATGTCAGAACTACCCGAATTGGTCAAAGACCTTGCGCTCATTCTTGTTGTAGCAGGATTTGTAACACTTATATTCAAGAAACTCAAGCAGCCATTGGTATTAGGATACATCGTGGCAGGATTCCTTGTGTCACCTCACATGCCCTATGTGATGAGCGTTGTCGATAAGTCAGACATACAGACATGGGCTGACATTGGTGTCATCTTCTTGCTCTTCTCACTGGGATTAGACTTCTCTATAAAGAAGATTCTCAAGATGGGCGCCTCTCCCATCATTGCTGCTTGTACCATCATCTTCTGTATGATGACATTAGGTGTCATCGTAGGACATAGCTTTGGATGGAAAGAAATGGACTGTATCTTCCTTGGAGGTATGGTCGCAATGAGTTCGACAACCATCATATACAAAGCCTTCTCAGATATGGGACTCACACAGCAAGGCTTCGCCTCTACCGTGATGAGTGTACTTATCTTGGAGGATATCCTTGCCATTGTGATGATGGTGATGCTCAGTACCGTAGCCAGTGGTAACAGTCCTGATGGTGTCCAGCTTCTCGGAAGCATCATGAAGATTGGGTTCTTCCTTGTTCTATGGTTCGTTGTTGGTCTCTTTGCCATTCCACTCTTCCTTCGTTCTGTTCGTAAATTACTTAACAACGAGACTCTGCTCATTGTAGCTTTGGGCTTCTGTTGTCTAATGGCCGTTATATCAACACAGGTCGGTTTTAGTGCAGCTTTCGGTGCCTTTGTTATGGGAAGTATCTTGGCTGAAACTGTCGAAGCTGATAAAATCATTCGTCTCGTTGACCCAGTAAAGAATCTTTTTGGCGCTATCTTCTTCGTATCTGTAGGTATGTTGGTAAATCCAAACGTTCTGATTAACTATGCAGTTCCTATCTTACTGCTTGTCATTACAATCCTTGTTGGACAGGCTTTGTTCGGAACCTTAGGTTATCTTCTCGGAGGGCAGACGCTTAAGAATGCTATGCGTTGTGGTTTCTCAATGGCTCAAGTAGGCGAGTTTGCATTTATTATTGCAACATTAGGGCGTTCGTTAGGTGTCATCAGCGAGTTTCTCTACCCTGTTGTCGTTGCCGTATCAGTTATCACCACCTTCCTTACTCCGTATATGATTCGTGCAGCAGAGCCTTGTTATAACTTCCTTGTTAAGCATCTGCCAAAGCAATGGGTACGCCGTCTTACTCATATACAAACGAATAGTACAGGAGAGAGTGCCACTGAAGATAATCTTTGGAAAGTCCTGATGAAGAAGATAATACTCAACACGCTTATTTATGGTATCCTCTCTTCAGCCGTCATTGCTATCATGTTCTCTGCAGCTCTTCCTATTTGTAGGAACTTATCCATTAAATGGACTGGCAGTCACTGGATTGGAAATGCAGTGTGTGGATTCCTTACAATCCTCTTCATCGCACCATTCCTACGTTCTATTGTAATGAAACAGAATCATTCAGAAGCGTTCAAAGCACTATGGACAGACCGTCGTATAAATCGTTTACCCCTCACTGCAACTATCCTTGCACGTGTCCTTATTGCACTCAGTTTCATCTTCTACGTATGCAACTATCTCACACGTTTTAAGAATGCGCTGATGATTGCCGTTGCAGTGGGCTTGTTGATATTGATGCTCCTCTCTCGTTGGCTTAAAAAAAGAAGTATTACGCTGGAACGTCTGTTTATTCAGAACCTTCAAAGCCGTGACATCGAGGCACAAAAACAAGGAAAGAAGAAGCCACTATTTGCCAATCACCTGATTGATCGTGATATTCATATTGCCAATCTTGAACTGCCTGACGACTCGCTTTGGGCTGGTAAGACATTGCATAGTTTGAAGCTCCGAAATCGCTTTGGTGTGCATATCAGTAGTATTCTTCGTGGCTCCAAGCATATCAATATTCCGAATGGAGGAACAATTCTCTTCCCTGGCGACAAGCTGCAAGCCATTGGTAATGATGAGCAGCTAACAAAACTTTCTAAGGCAATAAATGCTGAGTTACAGCCAGAGGTTACTAACATAGAGAAGCATGAGATGAAACTCCGCAGTTTCACCATCTCTAAGACAAGTCCTTTCATTGGGAAGACGCTCAAAGATAGTGGTATCCGCGACGAATACAACTGTATGGTTGTGGGTGTTGATGAAGGCCAGAAGAACCTTACACTCATCACTCCTTCCCGCTGCCTACAGGCAGGTGACATCCTATGGGTAGTAGGTGAAGAAAAAAACTTAGAACGTATCCTTGCATTAGGATAA